A DNA window from Argiope bruennichi chromosome X2, qqArgBrue1.1, whole genome shotgun sequence contains the following coding sequences:
- the LOC129959921 gene encoding MKRN2 opposite strand protein-like gives MMSDPGIICYQHCQKKEKVFSFTLPDVCNFCNVELSNTELRIPPFRIPYPFRDATKEQNSVVIKPTNGDFLHNYKNSSDLHIGVTDSTGFIYEYDVNGITRSKNQSWLQSLPIKVLDRMNSSLKYHWDEVLYSVYNQNSWTAERYDSEDHNCYSFVLTFLKSLCLQELQPFLCNKTIFCQQFVSPQARIAAKYISLFRQLKNQNIVVQ, from the exons ATGATGAGTGATCCCGGTATTATATGTTATCAGCATtgccaaaagaaagaaaaggtgTTTTCTTTTACACTTCCAGATGTGTGCAACTTTTGCAATGTTGAATTATCCAATACAGAATTAAGAATACCCCCTTTCCGCATTCCTTATCCGTTTAGAGATGCAACCAAAGAACAGAATTCGGTTGTAATAAAGCCGACTAATGGGGATTTTCTTCA taactaTAAAAATTCATCAGATTTACATATAGGAGTTACTGATTCTACAg GGTTTATATATGAATATGATGTAAATGGGATTACAAGAAGCAAAAATCAAAGTTGGCTTCAAAGTCTTCCGATAAAGGTGTTAGATAGAAtgaattcatctttaaaatatcattggGATGAAGTATTATACAGtgtttataatcaaaattcttgGACTGCAGAACG atatgaCTCTGAAGATCATAATTGTTATTCATTTGTTCTAACATTTCTAAAATCTCTTTGTCTGCAAGAACTTCAACCATTCCTCTGTAATAAAACCATATTTTGTCAGCAGTTTGTTTCTCCTCAAGCTCGAATTGCTGCTAAGTATATAAGTTTATTCagacaattaaaaaatcaaaatatagttGTCCAGTGA